The DNA window AGCTGGCGGTAAGGCGGATACTATGTGCCCACTTCGGTCGGTCATCGACCTTTAATACCTTCTGAGTTCAGAGGCATTTTTATGACATGGCAATCCTTCAAACAGGCCTGGCTTATCCGGTTCTGGTCCCCCGTCCCGGCGGTCATCGCCGCGGGCATTCTCTCAACCTACTATTTTGGCATCACCGGCACCTTCTGGGCGGTGACCGGCGAATTTACCCGCTGGGGTGGCCAGCTGCTGCAGCTGCTGGGGGTCCACAGCGAACAGTGGGGCTATTATCAGCTGATCCATCTCGACGGGACGCCGCTGACCCGCATCGACGGCAGGATGATCATCGGCATGTTCGGCGGCTGCCTGGCCGCGGCGCTGTGGGCCAATAACGTCAAATTGCGCTTGCCACGCAGCCGGATCCGCATTGTGCAAGCCGTAGCCGGGGGTATCATCGCCGGGTTCGGCGCGCGGCTGGCGATGGGCTGCAATCTGGCGGCCTTTTTCACCGGCATTCCGCAGTTCTCCCTGCACGCCTGGCTGTTTGCCATCGCCACCGCCATCGGCTCCTGGTTTGGCGCTCGCTTCACCCTGCTGCCTCTTTTTCGCATACCGGTAAAAATGCAAAAGGTATCCGCTGCTTCGCCGTTAACCCAAAAACCGCAGCAGGCGCGCCGCCGTTTCCGCCTGGGCATGGTGATCTTTTTCGCCATGATCGGCTGGGGCCTGCTCACCGCCGCAGACCACCCTGCGCTCGGCCTGGCGATGCTGTTCGGCATCGGCTTCGGTCTGCTTATCGAGCGCGCGCAGATCTGCTTCACCTCCGCCTTTCGCGATATGTGGATCACCGGCCGGACGGTGATGGCGAAGGCGATAATCTTCGGCATGGCGGCGAGCGCCATCGGCATCTTCAGCTATGTGCAACTGGGGATGGCGCCGAAAATCATGTGGGCCGGTCCCAACGCGGCGATTGGCGGGTTGCTGTTTGGCTTTGGCATCGTGCTGGCCGGCGGCTGTGAAACCGGCTGGATGTACCGGGCGGTGGAAGGCCAGGTTCACTACTGGTGGGTGGGGCTGGGCAACGTTATCGGCTCCACGCTGCTCGCCTGGTGCTGGGACGATATCGCCGCCCCGCTCGCCACCCACTGGCAAAAGGTCAACCTGCTGAACGCTTTTGGTCCCTTCGGCGGACTGCTGGCGACCTATCTGCTGCTGCTGATCGCCCTGCTGCTGGTGATCGCCTGGGAGAGACATTTTTTCCGCCGCCAGTCGGCAGCGGTCCGGACCGCGAAGGAGAGCGCATGAAGAACATCATCCCTGATTATCGCCTGGACATGGTCGGCGAGCCCTGCCCCTATCCGGCGGTCGCCACCCTGGAGGCGATGCCCTCCCTGCAAAAAGGCGAGATCCTCGAAGTGATTAGCGACTGTCCGCAGTCGATCAATAACATTCCGCTTGATGCCAGGAACCATGGCTATACGGTGCTGGATATTCAGCAGGATGGCCCGACTATTCGCTATTTGATCCAGAAGTAACCCCGTTGCCCCGCCGGCGACCTTCATCGCCGGCATGGGTTTCCCCGTCTCCCGTCACGCCATTTCCTCACCACCAGAGGGGCCGTGCAGGCAAACGATTGCAATACATTGTAACACTTGAAACGATGTTCCAGTTATCCAATAACCCTTAATATAACGCGCCTATATTATTAAAATACGAATAAGTGACTTCGTGAATGGTTTCTGCCGCTACCGGCCAAAGCCGCGCACCGCAACACAATAAGGATCGAAATGGAACTGCTGGCCAGGCTGGGTCATTTTTTTGAGCAAGTGCGTTCAGATGCCGATTTTGCCACCTTCGCCAGTGAACTGCGTCGGCATCAGGTCTCGTGTTATATCTACTTTGTCTCTACCGGCAATATGAATTTCGTGATGGCCAACGACGAGGTGATCACGATAAAAAGCGCCCGCGGCCTGCTGCGCGTGCGCAGCGCCCCCAGCCATCGGCTGACCTCGGCCGCGGTCATCCGCCATTTTGCCGGCGCCATCAACTTTGAACAGTACTGCAGGGATCTCGCCAGCGCCGGGGTGTTTAAGTGGAGCGTCGACCTGGACGAGGAGACTCGCCACTACTGGTCGAAGGAAAACAGGCTGCTGTATAAAGAGAGCCTGATTCCCCCCTGAGCGGGTCCCAGGGGGAAGCCTGGCCTGAGGGGCCAGCCCTTAATCGCGGGTCTGCACCCAGAAGGCGTGGATCAGGCCTGGAATATAGCCCAGCAGGGTCAGAATAATGTTGAGAATAAACGCCCAGCCGAAACCTTTCCCCAGCAGTACTCCCAGCGGCGGCAGAATGATAGTAAAAACGATTCTCCAGAATCCCATAAGCTCTCCCTTCATCTAACGGCAATATTTTACTAAGTTATTCAATAGTTAAGCATAGACGCTTTTCACCGCTTCGCCAGCAGGCGGCCCATCATCTCCGGTAACAAAAATTATTCCCTGCCGTCACGGATAAAAAAGTCCGCCAAAACATCCACTTTTCTGGCTCATGCTGCGGGCCCGGCAGCGAACCGCACAGATTGTCAGTTGACCTGGCTGCGAGTCAGGACTAAGCCTGGAGGAGTTTTATCACATCGAGTCGTTTTACCAACCGGAGAATATCCATGAGTAAACTTGGGATTAATGGTTTTGGTCGTATCGGACGTCTGGTGTTACGCCGTTTATTAGAAGTCGACAGCAGCCTCGAGGTGGTGGCTATCAACGACCTCACCTCGCCAAAAGTACTGGCCTACCTGCTAAAGCATGATTCAAACTACGGCCCCTTCCCGTGGAGCGTCGACTTCACGGAAGATGCGCTGATCGTCAACGGTAAGACCATCACCGTGTATGCCGAAAAAGAGGCGCAGCATATTCCGTGGCAGGCGGCGGGCGCGGAAGTGATTGTGGAGTGTACCGGGTTCTACACCTCGGCAGAGAAATCGCAGGCCCATCTCCAGGCCGGCGCGCGCAAGGTGCTGATTTCCGCCCCCGCCGGCGAGATGAAAACTATCGTCTATAACGTCAACGATGACACCCTGACGCCGGATGACACCATTATCTCCGTCGCCTCCTGCACCACCAACTGCCTGGCGCCGATGGCCAAAGTCCTGCAGGATGCCTTCGGCATCACCGTAGGCACCATGACCACTATCCACGCCTATACCGGCACCCAGTCGCTGGTGGACGGGCCGCGCGGTAAAGATCTGCGCGCCTCCAGGGCGGCGGCGGAAAACGTCATCCCGCACACTACCGGCGCGGCCAAGGCTATCGGCCTGGTGATCCCCGCCCTGAGCGGGAAGCTGAAAGGCCATGCCCAGCGCGTACCGACCAAAACCGGCTCAGTGACGGAGCTGGTGTCGGTGCTGGAGAAAAAAGTGACTGCGGATGAGGTCAATCAGGCGATGAAGCAGGCGGCAGAGGGCAATGAATCCTTTGGCTACACCGAAGAAGAGATTGTCTCTTCCGATATCATCGGCAGCCATTTCGGTTCAATCTACGATGCCACCCAGCTGGAGATTGTGGAGGCCGGCGGCGTACAGCTGGTGAAAACCGTCGCCTGGTACGATAACGAATACGGCTTTGTCACCCAGCTGATCCGCGTGCTGGAGAAATTTGCCCGCTAAGTGAACGGCGGACAGCCTGCGCTGCCCGCCGATTCTGCATTGAGCGCCTCAGGCCTGCAGATAGACCACCTGAGTCTGCAGGTACTCATTCAGGCCATGGCGGCCATCTGCGCCGCCGATCCCCGATTTACGCCAGCCGGCGTGGAATCCCTGCATCGCCTCAAAGTTCTCGCGGTTGATATAGGTTTCGCCGAATTTCAGCCCCTTAATCGCCTTCATCGCCACATTAAGATCGCGGGTGTAGATCGAAGAGGTCAGGCCATAATCGCTGTCATTGGCCATCGCCAGCGCTTCATCGAGCGTCGAAAACGCCACCACCGGCAGCACCGGCCCGAAGGTTTCCTCATGGATAATATCCATCTCCTGACGCACATCCAGCAGCAGGGTCGGCGGATAAAAATAGCCTTTCCCCTCCTGCGGCTGACCGCCCAGCGCGACCCGCGCCCCCTGCGCCACCGCCTTTGCCACTTTGCGCGCCACCTGATCCCGCGCGGCGGCGTTAATCAGCGGCCCCATGGCGATGTCATCGCGCGCCGCCGGGTCGCCAAACTGCACAGCCTTCATCGCCTCGCCGAGGCGGTTGACGAAGCGATCGTAAATCCCCTGCTGAACATAGACCCGCTCGACGCAGTTGCACACCTGCCCGGTATTGATCACCCGCGAGTCCACCACCGCCTTCACCGCCAGCTCCAGATCCGCATCGTCCATGACGATGGCCGGCGCTTTGCCGCCGAGCTCGAGGCACACTTTGGTGATATTTTTCGCCGCGGCGGCCATGATTTTCTCCCCCGCCGCTACGCTGCCGGTCATGCTGACCATCGCCACCTTCGGATTGCCGGCCAGCTCCTGGCCGACGGTTTCCCCACGGCCGAGCACCAGGTTAAAGACCCCTTTCGGCAGCCCAACCTGGTGGACGATCTCGGCGAAAGCGATGGCGTTGTTGGGCGTGAATTCGCTGGGCTTAATGACGATAGTGTTGCCGGTGATCAGCGCCGGCGCCAGCTTGCGGGCGATAAGAAAGAACGGGAAGTTCCACGGCAGGATCCCGGTGGTCACCCCCAGCGCGCGTTTGAAGACGAGGATATTCTCCCCGGGACGGTCGCTCTGCACGATCTCCCCTTCATACCGCCGCGCCCATTCGGCCATGTAGTCGAGATAGTCGGCGGTAAACGCAACCTCCACCGCCGCCAGCTGCTGGATCTTGCCCCCTTCAGCGACGATCAGCCCGGCGATGTCGTCGGCACGCTGACGAATGCCGGCGGCAATTTTGCGCAGCCAGCCCGCGCGCTCAATGGCCGGCAGCGCCTCCCAGGCCGGCTGGGCGCGCTCTGCGGCGTCAATCGCCAGTCGCGCCTCTTCCGCGGTCCCGTCCGGGATCCGCGACAGCAGCGCTTCGGTCGCCGGGTTAAGCACGTCGATCCAGCCGTCGCCGCGACCGGTAACGAACTGGCCATCAATATACATTGGGTGTTGAACGGGTGCTGTCATGGCTGCTCCTGTGGTGCATTTGTATTTAACAAGTGATTTTTTTGTTAAATATCGGGCGGATAAGCCGTGGCTTCGCAGCACGTTGGCGCATTTCTGTGAGCTGATTCATAAAACCGGGCCAAAAATGCCCGGTTGAGGTTACATTTCAATAACACAAATTGCCCGTTTGCGATAAATCTGCCGCAAACGGGCATATTTCAGCCGAGGAGTCGGGCCTGCAGCGCCCCGGCAAGCCGGTCATCCTCCCGCAGCTGTCGCCAGGCGTCGAGGATCGCCGGCGGGAAGGTCACGTGGCTGATAAAGTCTTTCCCCCGCGGACCGTACCCTTCAGGGGAATCCTGCAGGCGCGGCAGCTCGCCCAGCAGCAGCGCGAGGTAGCGGGTCACCGGCCACAGCCCCGCCCCGCCGCCCGCGAACCCCAGCTGGCCGTCGGTCTGCTCCAGCACCGGCGAGCAGCCGGGAAAGCTCAGCCACTGCGGCGGCGTCGTCGCCCCCTGCCAGACGCGGGCGAAGGTGGCCATCGTCCGCCGCTGCATGGTGGGGTCCTGAATGACGATCCCGCGACGATGGGGGATCCCCCGGCTCTCCAGCATTGTGCGGGTAAAGCGCGCGTTTTCCCCGCAGTTGGTCGACCGATCCTCCACCACCAGCCGCGGGCGAGGAATGTGCCAGAAGTCATGCGCAATATCCGCCAGAATATGCGCTTCCGGGCGGCCCTCCACCGCGAGCGAACGGTAGCGGGGATCCTCGCGCACCGCCTCATACAGAAAACCGGTGGAGTGTCCTATGCCGCCGCTGATCAGCAGCGGAACCTCCTGCTCCTTCGCCAGCCGGCAGGCGGCGTCGATGGTGGGGATCACGGCATTGCCAGCCAGCACCACCACATCCACTGCCGGCGGCGCGGTCAGCGTCGCCAGATCGTTCTGCGCCAGCCAGCCGCCAGTCAGGTTAGCCGCCGCCAGCGTCGTCGCCGACAGCGGGGGAAATTGTTCTGCCATTCTGATCTCCTTAATCACCTCTCAACCGCGCAGAGAGGATAGTCCGGCCATCATAAACGCCGCCTGCCGGGGCGCAAAGCGACGTCGATTTGTAACCATTTTGAAATAACAAGAAACATCTAAAAACACGCGGGTTGCACCTGAATAACTGACCATGAAAATAACAAAAAACAGCAAAAACAGGTGGAAAATAAAAATTTACCTCGCGGTTACACCAGACAAAAGCGCGTTTTCTCGCCCGCGTTGCCGAGGGATAACTTGCCAATTGTAACCATCAACTCTAAGTTTCTTAACAATTACACAACCTTTTTCACATCAGGTTGCACCCTGCACGCACAGAGTGACACCTGACCTTTTACCGTGGCGGGAGAACGTTTCGTAATGAGCAATCCAGAAAGCAACACTGCATCCATTCTGCAGAAAAACAAGAAGGTCCTGATCGCGAGCCTGACCGGCAGCGCCATCGAATGGTTTGATTATTTTCTCTATGGCACCGCCGCCGCGCTGGTGTTTAACAAAATCTTCTTTCCGATGGTCGACCCGGTCATCGGCCTGATCCTCTCCTGGCTCTCCTTTTCGCTCACCTTTTTTATCCGCCCCATCGGCGGGGTCATTTTCGCCCACATCGGCGATCGCATCGGTCGCAAGAAGACGCTGGTGCTGACCCTGTCGCTGATGGGCAGCGCCACGGTGGCCATTGGCCTGCTGCCCACCTACGAAATGGTGGGCCTGTGGGCGCCCGCCCTGCTGATTACCCTGCGCATTATTCAGGGCATGGGTATCGGCGGCGAATGGGGCGGCGCGCTGCTGCTGGCCTACGAATACGCCCCGGAAAAGCGGAAAGGCTTTTTCGGCAGTATTCCTCAGGCCGGCGTGACCATCGGCATGCTGATGGCGACCTTTATCGTCTCGCTGATGACCCTGTTCGATGAGGCGCAGTTTCTTGCCTGGGGCTGGCGCATTCCGTTCCTGCTCAGCTCCGTCCTCGTTTTCCTCGGCCTGTGGATCCGCAAAGATATCGACGAAACGCCCGCCTTTAAGCAGGTGAAACAGTCTGGCCAGGTGGCGAAGGCTCCGCTGCGCGTGACGCTCAAACACCACTGGCGGGAGGTGCTGATCGCCGCGGGTCTGAAAGTGGTGGAGACCGCCCCCTTCTATATCTTCTCTACCTTTGTGGTCAGCTACGCCACTACCACCCTGAGCTATCAGAAGTCGCAGGCGCTGGAATCCGTCACCCTGGGCGCGCTGGTGGCCACCGTGATGATCCCGCTGATGGGGCTGCTGTCCGACAAGGTGGGCCGGCAAAAGATGTACACCCTGAGCGTGGTGCTGCTGGGGCTGTTTATCGTTCCGTGGTTCCTGCTGCTCGACACCGGCACCAGCTGGGGCATTATGCTGGCGACGATCGTTGCCTTCGGCATCCTGTGGGCGCCGGTGACCGCGGTGCTGGGTACCCTGTGCTCAGAGATTTTCAGCGCCAATGTGCGCTACACCGGGATCACCCTGGGTTACCAGCTGGGCGCCGCGTTGGCCGGGGGCACCGCGCCGCTTATCGCCACCGGTCTGCTGGCGAAATACGATGGTGACTGGCGACCGGTGGCCATCTACCTGGGCGTTACGGTGGCGATTTCGCTGCTGGCGATATTCTGCGCCAGCCGGATGAAATCCGTCCCAGGCGCGGCGCGCCCCCGGGCGGAAAGCGCCTAACCGCAGCCGGTCCGGGTCGACCATCCTGCCCGGCGGCGCTGCGCTTGCGCGGGCCTACAGGGAGATCGCGCCACGTGGGAAACCGCTCATCCCAGGCTCAGTAAGACAGTAGGCCCGGTAAGGCGCCAGCCGCCACCGGGCAGTAAAGCTGCTGCGAAGCCGACTATCCCGCCCGGCGGCGCTGCGCTTGCGCGGGCCTACAGGGGGGATCACGCCGCGGGGGAAACCGCTCATCCCAGGCTCAGTAAGACAGTAGGCCCGGTAAGGCGCCAGCCGCCACCGGGCAGACAAACGAGAACAACGGCTAAGACGAGTTGTAGCCGGCCGCCAGGGCCGGCGGGTGTCAGGCGCTCTGATTGTCCAGCTGAAGCTGCCCCTCGCGCCGCTGCTTCAGCTTCCAGAAGGCCCACAGCGCGATAAACCACAGCGGAGAAGCCAGCAGCGCCAGCAGCGTGTCCGGGTCAAAGATCATGATGAAGATGGCGAACGCGAAGAACAGCAGGCTCACCCAGCTCATCGCCACGCCAAAGGGCATCTTAAAGATCGAACCGGCGTGCAGGTCCGGACGCTGACGGCGATAAACCAGATAGGCCACGAGGGTCATCCCCCAGCTGAACACCACCATAATCGCCGCCAAGGTCGAGACGATGGTAAACAGGGTCATCACATTCGGCACCAGGAACAGCAGCAGCGTACCGATCAGCATACAGAAGCAGGAAAACAGCAGGCTGCGCACCGGGATGCGGGTGCTGCGCGACAGAATACGGAACTGCCAATGCGCATGCTTCTCCACCGACAGGCCGTACAGCATGCGGGTGCTGGAGAAGACCCCGCTGTTGGCCGAGGACATCGCCGAGGTCAGCGCCACGAAGTTAATCACCGCCGCCGCCGCGGGCAGCCCGGCTTTGGCAAACAGGGTCACGAAGGGGCTGGTCTCCGCCGACACTCCCGGCCAGGAGGCGACAGCGATGATCACCACCATCGACAGCAGATAGAAGATGATAATCCGCAGCGGCAGGGCATTGATCGCCTTGGGCAAAATGCGCTGTGGATCGCGGGTCTCCGCCGTCATCGTCCCCAGCAGTTCGATGCCGGTAAAGGAGAAGATCGCTATCTGGAAGCCGGCGAAAAAGCCGGTGATACCGTGAGGCATAAAGGCCGTCGGGTCGGTGAGATGGCTCAGAGAAGCCGTCACGCCGTCCGGAGAGGTCCAGCCGGTGGCAATCATCCAGCCGCCGGTGGCAATCAGGGCGATAATGGTGATCACCTTGATCAGGGCGAACCAGAACTCCGCCTCGCCAAACATTTTCACCGACAGCAGGTTGAGCAGAAACAGGATAGCCAGCATGCTGAGGGCCGGCATCCACGCCGACAGCTCGGGGAACCAGTACTGCATATAGCTCCCGCACACCACCACGTCGGCGATACAGGTCACCACCCAGC is part of the Klebsiella quasipneumoniae subsp. quasipneumoniae genome and encodes:
- the gap gene encoding type I glyceraldehyde-3-phosphate dehydrogenase, with the protein product MSKLGINGFGRIGRLVLRRLLEVDSSLEVVAINDLTSPKVLAYLLKHDSNYGPFPWSVDFTEDALIVNGKTITVYAEKEAQHIPWQAAGAEVIVECTGFYTSAEKSQAHLQAGARKVLISAPAGEMKTIVYNVNDDTLTPDDTIISVASCTTNCLAPMAKVLQDAFGITVGTMTTIHAYTGTQSLVDGPRGKDLRASRAAAENVIPHTTGAAKAIGLVIPALSGKLKGHAQRVPTKTGSVTELVSVLEKKVTADEVNQAMKQAAEGNESFGYTEEEIVSSDIIGSHFGSIYDATQLEIVEAGGVQLVKTVAWYDNEYGFVTQLIRVLEKFAR
- a CDS encoding MFS transporter, coding for MSNPESNTASILQKNKKVLIASLTGSAIEWFDYFLYGTAAALVFNKIFFPMVDPVIGLILSWLSFSLTFFIRPIGGVIFAHIGDRIGRKKTLVLTLSLMGSATVAIGLLPTYEMVGLWAPALLITLRIIQGMGIGGEWGGALLLAYEYAPEKRKGFFGSIPQAGVTIGMLMATFIVSLMTLFDEAQFLAWGWRIPFLLSSVLVFLGLWIRKDIDETPAFKQVKQSGQVAKAPLRVTLKHHWREVLIAAGLKVVETAPFYIFSTFVVSYATTTLSYQKSQALESVTLGALVATVMIPLMGLLSDKVGRQKMYTLSVVLLGLFIVPWFLLLDTGTSWGIMLATIVAFGILWAPVTAVLGTLCSEIFSANVRYTGITLGYQLGAALAGGTAPLIATGLLAKYDGDWRPVAIYLGVTVAISLLAIFCASRMKSVPGAARPRAESA
- a CDS encoding amino acid permease — encoded protein: MTEHQHQAPSAAGGEGASQLKRGLGARHIQMIALGGAIGTGLFMGAGRNIAVAGTSILVIYVLVGFFTYMVMRAMGELLLTRHDYRSFADFVGEYLGPQASFYLGWTYWLSWVVTCIADVVVCGSYMQYWFPELSAWMPALSMLAILFLLNLLSVKMFGEAEFWFALIKVITIIALIATGGWMIATGWTSPDGVTASLSHLTDPTAFMPHGITGFFAGFQIAIFSFTGIELLGTMTAETRDPQRILPKAINALPLRIIIFYLLSMVVIIAVASWPGVSAETSPFVTLFAKAGLPAAAAVINFVALTSAMSSANSGVFSSTRMLYGLSVEKHAHWQFRILSRSTRIPVRSLLFSCFCMLIGTLLLFLVPNVMTLFTIVSTLAAIMVVFSWGMTLVAYLVYRRQRPDLHAGSIFKMPFGVAMSWVSLLFFAFAIFIMIFDPDTLLALLASPLWFIALWAFWKLKQRREGQLQLDNQSA
- a CDS encoding YdcF family protein, which encodes MAEQFPPLSATTLAAANLTGGWLAQNDLATLTAPPAVDVVVLAGNAVIPTIDAACRLAKEQEVPLLISGGIGHSTGFLYEAVREDPRYRSLAVEGRPEAHILADIAHDFWHIPRPRLVVEDRSTNCGENARFTRTMLESRGIPHRRGIVIQDPTMQRRTMATFARVWQGATTPPQWLSFPGCSPVLEQTDGQLGFAGGGAGLWPVTRYLALLLGELPRLQDSPEGYGPRGKDFISHVTFPPAILDAWRQLREDDRLAGALQARLLG
- a CDS encoding DUF1398 domain-containing protein; this translates as MELLARLGHFFEQVRSDADFATFASELRRHQVSCYIYFVSTGNMNFVMANDEVITIKSARGLLRVRSAPSHRLTSAAVIRHFAGAINFEQYCRDLASAGVFKWSVDLDEETRHYWSKENRLLYKESLIPP
- a CDS encoding YqaE/Pmp3 family membrane protein, whose translation is MGFWRIVFTIILPPLGVLLGKGFGWAFILNIILTLLGYIPGLIHAFWVQTRD
- the yedE gene encoding selenium metabolism membrane protein YedE/FdhT, producing MTWQSFKQAWLIRFWSPVPAVIAAGILSTYYFGITGTFWAVTGEFTRWGGQLLQLLGVHSEQWGYYQLIHLDGTPLTRIDGRMIIGMFGGCLAAALWANNVKLRLPRSRIRIVQAVAGGIIAGFGARLAMGCNLAAFFTGIPQFSLHAWLFAIATAIGSWFGARFTLLPLFRIPVKMQKVSAASPLTQKPQQARRRFRLGMVIFFAMIGWGLLTAADHPALGLAMLFGIGFGLLIERAQICFTSAFRDMWITGRTVMAKAIIFGMAASAIGIFSYVQLGMAPKIMWAGPNAAIGGLLFGFGIVLAGGCETGWMYRAVEGQVHYWWVGLGNVIGSTLLAWCWDDIAAPLATHWQKVNLLNAFGPFGGLLATYLLLLIALLLVIAWERHFFRRQSAAVRTAKESA
- the yedF gene encoding sulfurtransferase-like selenium metabolism protein YedF is translated as MKNIIPDYRLDMVGEPCPYPAVATLEAMPSLQKGEILEVISDCPQSINNIPLDARNHGYTVLDIQQDGPTIRYLIQK
- the aldA gene encoding aldehyde dehydrogenase; the encoded protein is MTAPVQHPMYIDGQFVTGRGDGWIDVLNPATEALLSRIPDGTAEEARLAIDAAERAQPAWEALPAIERAGWLRKIAAGIRQRADDIAGLIVAEGGKIQQLAAVEVAFTADYLDYMAEWARRYEGEIVQSDRPGENILVFKRALGVTTGILPWNFPFFLIARKLAPALITGNTIVIKPSEFTPNNAIAFAEIVHQVGLPKGVFNLVLGRGETVGQELAGNPKVAMVSMTGSVAAGEKIMAAAAKNITKVCLELGGKAPAIVMDDADLELAVKAVVDSRVINTGQVCNCVERVYVQQGIYDRFVNRLGEAMKAVQFGDPAARDDIAMGPLINAAARDQVARKVAKAVAQGARVALGGQPQEGKGYFYPPTLLLDVRQEMDIIHEETFGPVLPVVAFSTLDEALAMANDSDYGLTSSIYTRDLNVAMKAIKGLKFGETYINRENFEAMQGFHAGWRKSGIGGADGRHGLNEYLQTQVVYLQA